One Candidatus Latescibacterota bacterium genomic region harbors:
- the tyrS gene encoding tyrosine--tRNA ligase: AKMGKTEKGAVWLDAEKTSPYDYYQFWINTDDRDVEKFLALFTFLPMDEVKRLGSLEGADIRAAKEILAFEATSLLHGEEEGAKAQDAAKSLFSGGGQGDADSMPTFEMDSTRLEEGMPAFILLAECGIVKSRGEARRLVQQGGAYVNGRRVEEFDEIVGLSNMEEGQILLRAGKKKYIRIVTK; encoded by the coding sequence GGGCGAAGATGGGCAAGACCGAGAAGGGCGCCGTATGGCTCGACGCGGAGAAGACTTCTCCCTACGACTATTACCAGTTCTGGATCAACACTGATGATCGCGATGTCGAGAAGTTCCTGGCCCTGTTCACATTCCTCCCTATGGATGAAGTGAAAAGACTCGGAAGCCTGGAAGGTGCCGATATCCGGGCTGCCAAGGAGATACTCGCCTTCGAGGCGACCAGCCTTCTGCATGGGGAAGAGGAAGGTGCAAAGGCTCAGGACGCGGCGAAATCACTCTTTTCCGGAGGCGGTCAGGGCGATGCTGACTCCATGCCGACCTTTGAAATGGACAGTACGCGTCTTGAGGAAGGGATGCCTGCCTTTATCCTCCTTGCCGAATGTGGAATAGTCAAATCTCGAGGCGAAGCTCGCAGGCTCGTTCAGCAGGGTGGCGCCTACGTGAATGGCCGCAGGGTCGAGGAGTTCGATGAGATCGTCGGGCTTTCGAATATGGAAGAAGGGCAGATACTGCTCAGGGCGGGAAAAAAGAAGTATATCAGGATAGTGACGAAATAA